The following are encoded in a window of Malassezia japonica chromosome 7, complete sequence genomic DNA:
- a CDS encoding uncharacterized protein (COG:E; COG:G; EggNog:ENOG503NUBJ; SECRETED:SignalP(1-37); TransMembrane:8 (i21-38o58-79i160-178o184-204i225-248o263-286i298-313o319-335i)) → MGGGRGGGVAAEARAQASSTVLLLVLCLLWYLSSALSSNTSKGMLSRRKTPDGPLPAVFPYPVTLTLIQFVFVNLYCYLGTRRDLLGDYTLAKRLVRMTGSQLKEVGQISVFNVVGHALSSLAISRVPVSMVHTIKALSPLFTVVSYAYLFNVSYSMRTYVSLLPLMLGVILACSTLSTSTDDVVGFAAALGSTFIFVAQNIYSKKLLKPATSVSTAAPEKMDKINILFYSSACSVVLMLPMCFYYDLPRMTAPTAPPIGGRALYLLFANGGTHFAQNLLAFQVLAHVSPVTYSIANLFKRVFVILLAIVWFGQQVTTVQWIGITLTFLGLYLYNQCKNDGQAVRSAQESESLPMHQRSAPPPLEEVRTPKGPRARPRPANLAHAVATPLFSLPPQ, encoded by the coding sequence ATGGGCGGTGGTCGTGGCGGCGGTGTGGCCGcagaggcgcgcgcgcaggcgtcgtcgacggtgctgctgctggtgctGTGCCTGCTGTGGTACCTGTCGTCTGCGCTGTCTTCCAATACCAGCAAAGGGATGCTTTCACGGCGAAAGACGCCGGACGGGCCGCTGCCCGCCGTGTTTCCCTACCCCGTCACTTTGACGTTGATCCAGTTTGTGTTTGTCAATCTGTACTGTTAtctcggcacgcggcgcgatcTTCTCGGTGACTATACACTGGCgaagcgcctcgtgcgcatGACCGGATCCCAGCTCAAAGAGGTCGGGCAGATTAGCGTGTTTAACGTGGTGGGCCACGCGCTGAGTTCGCTCGCGATTAGCCGCGTGCCGGTGAGCATGGTGCATACGATCAAGGCGCTCTCGCCGCTGTTTACGGTGGTGTCGTACGCCTACCTCTTCAACGTATCCTACTCGATGCGGACGTACGtctcgctgctgccgctCATGCTGGGCGTGATCCTCGCGTGCAGCACGCTGTCTACCAGCACGGACGACGTGGTGGGCtttgccgcggcgctcggcagcacATTCATCTTTGTCGCGCAAAATATCTACTCGAAAAAGCTGCTCAAGCCCGCGACAAGCGTCTCGACAGCCGCGCCGGAAAAGATGGACAAAATCAACATCCTTTTCtactcgagcgcgtgctcggTCGTGCTCATGCTGCCGATGTGCTTTTACTATGATCTCCCCCGCATgaccgcgccgaccgcgccgccgatcggcggccgcgcgctctACCTGCTTTTTGCCAATGGCGGGACGCACTTTGCGCAGAATCTGCTCGCGTTCCAGGTCCTGGCGCACGTCTCGCCGGTGACGTACAGCATCGCGAACCTGTTCAAGCGCGTATTTGTCATCCTCCTCGCCATCGTCTGGTTCGGACAGCAGGTCACGACCGTGCAGTGGATCGGCATTACCCTCACCTTCTTGGGCCTGTACCTCTACAACCAGTGCAAGAACGACGGGCAGGCGGTACGCAGCGCTCAAgagtccgagtcgctccCGATGCaccagcgcagcgcgccgccacccCTCGAAGAGGTACGCACGCCCAAGGgaccgcgcgcacgcccgcggCCCGCGAACCTCGCCCACGCGGTCGCCACGCCGCTCTTCTCCCTCCCGCCGCAGTAG
- a CDS encoding uncharacterized protein (COG:S; EggNog:ENOG503Q6E9) → MSWLSNQWNRWNNTNAQRSSDVEYVEVIYGRQLYQVALPRVQPRVLLGHLRQEIATVFSIPVQRVKILFHGMVLKDDRVSLQEYGLDTGSRVTLVVNEPEQGHQRGPSQGRTGAQQAPMQQAPMQQAPMQQQQQQVPPQAAQGAPTQVPGQSVPQAAPGFAAAGTEYAPDAPAQQAPVQQAPPEPQLSPEEKHLKQIDEVAQHVRANLLPELEQFEQSVAALPQAKPGQQSATPQDPNAVPPARIPITQRKISELLLRELLKLDGVPIDSAVIRTARKSTVKEIQALLDRTDAAWKSAQETKGIVSDI, encoded by the exons ATGTCGTGGCTTTCCAACCAGTGGAACCGCTGGAATAATACCAATGCACAGAGATCGTCGGATGTAGAATATGTCGAGGTCATCTATGGCCGGCAACT GTACCAAGTTGCGCTGCCCCGCGTGCAACCGCGCGTGTTGCTCGGCCATCTGCGCCAGGAGATTGCGACCGTCTTTTCGATTCCCGTGCAGCGTGTAAAGATCCTCTTTCACGGGATGGTGCTCAAAGACGACCGCGTGTCGCTGCAAGAGTACGGCCTGGATACAGGATCACGCGTGACGCTCGTCGTGAACGAGCCCGAGCAGGGCCACCAGCGCGGCCCGTCGCAGGGCCGCAcgggcgcgcagcaggcgcctatgcagcaggcgcctatgcagcaggcgcctatgcagcagcagcagcagcaggtgcctccgcaggcggcgcagggcgccCCTACGCAGGTCCCGGGCCAGAGCGTgccgcaggccgcgccgggcttTGCCGCGGCAGGCACAGAGTACGCTccggacgcgccggcgcagcaggcaccggtgcagcaggcgccgcccgagccgcagcTCTCGCCGGAAGAAAAGCACCTCAAGCagatcgacgaggtcgcCCAGCACGTGCGTGCCAACCTCCtccccgagctcgagcagttTGAGCAGAGCGTTGCTGCGCTCCCTCAGGCCAAGCCGGGACAGCAGTCGGCCACGCCGCAGGACCCCAACGCGGTTCCCCCGGCGCGTATTCCCATCACGCAGCGCAAAATCTCCGAGCTGCttctgcgcgagctgctcaagctGGACGGCGTTCCGATCGACTCTGCCGTGATCCGCACCGCACGCAAGTCGACCGTGAAAGAGATCCAGGCGCTTCTCGATCGCACCGATGCCGCGTGGAAGTCCGCACAAGAGACCAAGGGCATCGTCTCGGATATTTAG